The genomic segment AACGAACGCTTCGTGCGCCCCGGGGTCTACGAGGTGCCGTTCGGCATGACGGTGCGCGACTTGTGCGAGGACGTCGCCGGCGGCCTGCGCGACGGTCGCGAGATCAAGGCGCTGCAGATCGGCGGCCCGCTGGCCGGCATCCTGCCCGCCTCGAGGCTCGACACCAGGTTCGACTTCGCCGAGCTCGCCGCCGAGGGCTGCATGGTCGGCCACGGCAGCATCGTCGCCTTCGACGACACCACGAGCATGCGTGCGCTCGCGCGCCACCTGCTGCACTTCGGTGCCGCGGAGAGCTGTGGCACGTGCTTCCCGTGCCGCATCGGCCTACGTCGGGCGCACGAGATGTTCGCCGACGGCAAGCCGGTCGACCGGGCGCTGCTGGACGAGCTGCTGGAGACCCTGGAGGTCGCGAGCCTCTGCGCCCACGGCAGCGGCATGCCGGCTCCCATCCGCAGCCTCCTGGCGCACTTCCCGCACGAGCTGGGCCTCGCATGATCACCCTGACCGTCGATGGCATCGAGACCACCGTCGGCGTCGGTGCCACGGTGCTCGAGGCGGCGCGCTCGGTGCAGCGCCACGTGCCGACGCTGTGCTTCGATGACCGCCAGGCACCGTTCGGGGCGTGCCGCGTCTGCCTGGTCGCCGTCGAGGGCGCGCCTGGACCGGTCGCCGCCTGCACCACTCCGGTACGAGACGGCATGGTCGTCGACACCCAGGACGAGCGGGCGCGGCGCATCGCCGCCAACGTCGTCGAGCTCGTGCTGTCCGAGCTCCCCCACGCGCCCGCCGAGCACACCGAGCTCGCGACCGTGGCCCGCCACTTCCGCCTCGGCGCGCCGCGCTGGACCGGCGCCGTGCACCCCACCCGTCACGAGGACGACCATCCCTACCTCGCCTTCCGCCACGAGCTGTGCATCTCGTGCGGACGCTGCGTGCGCGCCTGCGACGAGGTCCAGGGAACCTTCGCCCTCACCGCCGCCGGACGCGGCTTCCAGGCCAACGTCGCCGCCGGCCTGGACGAAGGCTTCCGTCTCTCGGCCTGCGTGGCGTGCGGCGCCTGCGCCGACACCTGTCCCACCGACGCGATCGACGAGGTCGTGTTGCTGTCCATGCTCGAACCCGAACCCGAGAACTGACCATGTCCACCGACCGCTTTGACTCCACCGTCACCACGACCTGCGGCTACTGCGGCGTCGGCTGCCGCCTGGAGGCCCATGCCCGCGGTGGCAAGATCGCCTCCATCAGCCCGGCGCTCGACGGCCCCGCCAACAAGGGACACACCTGCCTGAAGGGCCGCTTCGCTCACCAGTTCTCGCGCCATCGCAACCGGCTGACCACACCGCTCATCCGCGAGGGCGGTGCGCTGCGCATCGCCACCTGGGAGGAAGCGCTCGGCCGCATCGTCTCCGAGTTGACCCGCATCAAGGCGCAGCACGGCCCGGACGCGATCGCCGGCCTGGCGTCGTCGCGAGCCACCAACGAGGACTGCTACGCCATGCAGCGG from the Baekduia soli genome contains:
- a CDS encoding 2Fe-2S iron-sulfur cluster-binding protein gives rise to the protein MITLTVDGIETTVGVGATVLEAARSVQRHVPTLCFDDRQAPFGACRVCLVAVEGAPGPVAACTTPVRDGMVVDTQDERARRIAANVVELVLSELPHAPAEHTELATVARHFRLGAPRWTGAVHPTRHEDDHPYLAFRHELCISCGRCVRACDEVQGTFALTAAGRGFQANVAAGLDEGFRLSACVACGACADTCPTDAIDEVVLLSMLEPEPEN